One window of the Oncorhynchus gorbuscha isolate QuinsamMale2020 ecotype Even-year linkage group LG17, OgorEven_v1.0, whole genome shotgun sequence genome contains the following:
- the nkx2.9 gene encoding NK2 transcription factor related, locus 9, with product MAVAAKFSFSVRSILDLPEHDAKTAQPSPGNSCYSSPYFSWMDSDRSPCLSSDEGSLEISPNKSDESSLDSEAEKKKKRRVLFSKAQTFELERRFRQQRYLSAPEREHLAHLLSLTPTQIKIWFQNHRYKMKRSRVEGAPQDITQSPMLRRVVVPILVRDGKPYQTCFINTEKGGCLRPTTSPGTPFSLGYQSFQLPSPFGLPSPYQHFASPAASRHTFAWRDFLNDSVQFSYFK from the exons ATGGCTGTTGCTGCAAAGTTCAGTTTTTCCGTGAGGAGCATCCTGGATTTGCCTGAGCATGACGCCAAGACAGCGCAGCCTTCCCCCGGTAACTCCTGCTACAGCTCCCCTTACTTCTCCTGGATGGACAGCGACCGGAGCCCTTGTCTCT CTTCAGATGAGGGTAGCCTGGAGATCTCCCCAAACAAGTCAGACGAGTCTTCTCTGGACTCTGAGGccgagaagaagaagaagcgcCGCGTGCTCTTCTCAAAGGCCCAGACCTTCGAGCTTGAGAGGCGCTTCCGTCAGCAGCGCTATCTGTCAGCACCAGAGCGGGAGCATCTCGCCCATCTCCTCAGCCTGACGCCGACGCAGATCAAGATCTGGTTCCAGAACCACAGGTACAAAATGAAGAGGTCGCGAGTAGAGGGAGCGCCACAAGACATAACCCAATCGCCAATGTTGCGAAGAGTAGTGGTACCCATCCTAGTTCGGGATGGCAAGCCTTATCAGACCTGTTTCATTAACACGGAGAAAGGAGGCTGTCTTAGACCGACCACGTCCCCGGGTACACCCTTCAGTTTGGGATACcagtctttccagcttccgtCGCCGTTCGGTCTACCTTCCCCATACCAGCATTTTGCCAGCCCTGCAGCATCTAGACACACCTTTGCTTGGAGAGACTTTCTGAACGACTCAGTTCAATTCAGTTATTTTAAGTGA